AGGCGATCGCTGCTTCTTATCATTTACTCCGCACTGCTTTGGGGAAAACGCCTGCTCAACGTAAAGATATTGGCTATTTGCGTACTAAAAAGATTAAAATTAATACCGATCCGCCTCAACAAGTTGCTCTCGATGGCGATCTTCTTGGTACTACTCCAATTGAAGTTGAATGTCTCGAACAAGCAATAACTTTATTAGTTCCTAAGTCGGATAACGAGCGACCTCCTTCGGTAGAACAACTTACCCAACTTCCTCCTGGAGGAAGAGAATAACTTAACTCAGTAAATCAAAAAATATTTTATATTAAAACAAGGCAAGACTCAATAAAATTGCTGCTGGAATTAGTCGGTAAAGAAATTACCCCTAAAATTAAGTATATGCAGCCGTTACCCACTCCCAGCCTCGATCGAATCGTCGATCCTCATCCTCTGAAAATACCACCGCAAACGCCAATTTTTGAAGTGGTGAGGTTACTTGGAGAAAGACAACCAAGTAACTGTGCATTAATCCAGTCTGAGAAAGGATTACAAGGGATTTTCTCAGCGCGAGATTTTGTCAAGTTAGTGGCTAATGGAGAATTATTAGCAAAACCGATTCTAGACGAAAATCAAAGTATTGCTCAAATTAAGCCCAGAAGTACGATCGCGCTAACAGTTACAAAAACGACTAATTTCCTCGTAGCAGTCAAACTTTTGTTACAACATCAAATTAGTTGTCTGCCAATTGTCGATCCTCTGAGTAATATTTTGGGAGTAGTAACTGCAAAAACTATTCTTGATTATTGGGGAAATAGTGAATTATTTTCTCGGCTTCAGGTTGGCGATTTGATGACAGATAGAGTCATAACTGTGTCGCCAACTACAAGTTTGTTAAAAATTACTAAAGAAATTGGCAAACAAAAAGCAATTTGTGCAACTATTGCTCATAATTTGGATATCATTGCCCCAGAAGATTTACTTCGCTTTCAGGCAGAAAACCTGAATTTAGCAGTTACAGAAGCAAGAGAAGTAATTAACGAGCGACTTCTAGCTGTAGTAAAAGTTAAAGATTCATTGCGAGTAGCAGTGCAAAAAATGCAGCAATTGTCAAGAGAAACTTTAGGCGTAGTTAACGAAGTAGGGGAAATAGTTGGCGCGATCGCACCAACACAATTGCTAAAAGAATTAGGGAAACGGCATCTCTTACCAGGGCTGCGTCGCTCGCGAAATTTAGTTAATTCAAAACAATTAACCAAAACTCAATTATATCAAGCTATTACCTGTAACTTTCCCAATGGCGCAATCGTGGTTTTTGACCGCGATTTACGCTACATTCTAGCTGAAGGAACTGGTTTAGAAGCTGTTGGACTTGCTAAAAAAAGTTTAGAAGGAAAAACCATTTGGGAAATATTTCCGTTAGAAACTTGTCAAAATCTCGAACCAAATTATCGCGCTGCTTTAGCTGGTCAAACTACTTCTTCAGAAATAAAATATCAAAATCGTTACTATCTATATTATACCATTCCCTTGAAAAATAAAACAGGTGAAATTGTTGCTGGAATGGTAGTAACCCAAGACATAACTGCTCAAAAAAATGCTGAATTAGCTTGGCGCGAAAGTGAATCAATTCTCCGGAACTTTTATAACAGTACCACCGTGATGATGGGAGTAGTGGAACTTCTAGAAAACGATATTTTGCATTTATCAGATAATGGAGTTACAGCCCGCTTTTTAGGTTTGAATTCCGAAAAAATGCAAGGTAAAACAGCAACTCAGTTGGGGCTTAGTCGAGAAAATATAAATCTTTGGCTTGCCAAATATAGAGAATGTGAAATTACAGGCGAGCCAGTAAAATTTGAATATGCCCATACCACCAAAACTGGCTCTATGTGGTTATTAGCAACAGTTTGTTACCTAGGCAAAATGAGCAGCAACAAACCCCGATTTTCTTATATAATTGAAGATCTCACCGAGCGCAAGCTAGCCGAGCAACAAATTTTAGAGCGAGAAAGGGTACTGCGGCAGGTAATTGATTTAGTACCGCACTATATTTTAGCGAAAGATCGCGAAGGAAATTATCTTCTCGCTAATCAAGCAGTAGCAGATATTTTCCACACCACAGTAGAGGAAATTTTACAGAAAAACGAAGCAGATGTAGCGGCATCTCCGGCAGAAGCCCAAGAATTTCGCGAAGATGATTTAGAAGTAATTAATAGTGGCAAACCGAAAAAAATTGCTGCCCAAAATGTTACTGCTGCTGACGGGAAAGTGCGTGTTGTCCAAGCAATAAAAATTCCCTTTAAGCCAATTGGTTCAGAGCAAACAGCAGTATTGGCAGTTGCTAGTGATATTACCGAACTGAAACAAGTAGAACAAGAACTACGAGAAAGTGAAGCAGCAATTCGGGCATTGTATCAAGTAACAGCTTCAGGTAAATTAAGCTTCAGCGATCGCGTGAAACAAATGCTGGAAATGGGCTGTCGGCGGTTTAATCTCGAAATTGGCATTCTCGCAGAAATTCAAGATAATAATTATCAGGTGAGAGCGGTACAAGCTCCCCAAAACCAAATTAGTCCGGGCGCTGTATTTGACTTGAAACAAACTTATTGCCAAGAGACGCTTAAATCTGAAGAACCAGTTTACTTTGAGTCAGCAGCAGATAGCGAATGGCGAAAACATCCTGCTTACCAAGCATTTCGATTAGAAGCTTATCTCGGTACGCGCATCATAGTTGGTAAGAAAATTTTTGGAACGCTCAATTTTTCCAGCCCCAACAAACACAATCGCTGCTTTAGATCCGTAGACAAAGAGCTATTAAAATTAATGGCACAGTGGATTGGAGATGAATTAGAGCGACAAGCAACCCAGGAAGCGCTGCAACAGCAACTCGAACGAGCAAAAATTCTCAAGCAAATAACTCAAGAAATTCGCTCGACTTTAGACACCCAGGAAATTTTTCAAACTACAGCAAGGCAAATTGGTCAAACCTTTAAAGTCGATCGCTGTTTAATTCATAGTTATATTTTCGACGGCAAGGAAGCAAAAATTCCCTTCATGGCAGAATATTTAGCTTCCTCAGTCACATCAGTAATTAATTTACAAGTACCAGTTCAAGGTAATCCTCACGCACAAGAACTATTAAAAAGCGATCGCGCGAGATCTTCTGATAACTTTTACACCGACCCTCTACTCGCCCCAGTAAGCTCATTGTGTCGGCAAATTAACCTCAAATCAATGCTTGCAGTGCGAACTTCCGATCAAGGTAAACCCAACGGCGTCATTGCACTACAGCAGTGTAACGAATTTCGCCAATGGACGGCGGAAGAAATCAGTTTACTCGAAGACATCGCCGAACAAGTAGGTATAGCCCTCGAACAAGCTCGACTCCTCGAACAACAAAAGATCGCCTATCAACAACTAGCCAAAAACAACCTGGAACTCCAAACAGCGAGAAAAGCTGCTGATGCTGCTAACCAAGCCAAAAGTGAATTTTTAGCAGTCATGAGCCACGAAATTCGCACCCCAATTAATGCCATCATCGGCGGAAATCAGCTTTTGCTCGAAAGTGAGTTATCTCCCCAAGACCGAGAATTAGCCCAAATCGTCGATAGCAGTAGCCATGCTTTACTCAGCATTGTGAACGATATTCTCGACTTTTCCAAAATCGAATCCAAAAAACTCGAACTGGAAACTACTCCCGTAGAGTTAGCAAGTTGTATCGAAAGCGCGATCGATTTGGTCGCACCTCAAGCAACGAAAAAAAATCTGGAATTAGTGTACTCGATCTCTGGAGAAACTCCCTTTTGTATTTCCGGAGATGCCTTGCGACTGCGGCAAATTTTAGTTAACTTACTCAGTAATGCGATCAAATTTACCGAAACTGGAGAAATTGTCCTCTTTGTTAGCGCCGCACCCGCCAAGCAAAAGAGAAACTCAGGAAATCTTTACGAAATTCAATTTGCCATTAGCGATACAGGTATTGGGATTCCGCGCGATCGCCTGCATAAATTATTTAAAGCCTTTAGTCAGGTAGATTCTTCCACTACCAGAACTTATGGCGGTACTGGTTTAGGTTTAGCAATTTCCCAACGTCTCAGCAAAATGATGGGCGGTAGAATGTGGGTAGAAAGCCAAGGTGGTCTTGCTGGAAATCCTCCTCGCAATTGGCAAATCAGAGTAAGTACGCCGACACCAGTTATCCTCAGCCAAACCCCAGTAACTACCTTTTATTTCACAATAGTTTGTCCCTCAGTCAGTTG
This sequence is a window from Oscillatoria salina IIICB1. Protein-coding genes within it:
- a CDS encoding response regulator, translated to MLLELVGKEITPKIKYMQPLPTPSLDRIVDPHPLKIPPQTPIFEVVRLLGERQPSNCALIQSEKGLQGIFSARDFVKLVANGELLAKPILDENQSIAQIKPRSTIALTVTKTTNFLVAVKLLLQHQISCLPIVDPLSNILGVVTAKTILDYWGNSELFSRLQVGDLMTDRVITVSPTTSLLKITKEIGKQKAICATIAHNLDIIAPEDLLRFQAENLNLAVTEAREVINERLLAVVKVKDSLRVAVQKMQQLSRETLGVVNEVGEIVGAIAPTQLLKELGKRHLLPGLRRSRNLVNSKQLTKTQLYQAITCNFPNGAIVVFDRDLRYILAEGTGLEAVGLAKKSLEGKTIWEIFPLETCQNLEPNYRAALAGQTTSSEIKYQNRYYLYYTIPLKNKTGEIVAGMVVTQDITAQKNAELAWRESESILRNFYNSTTVMMGVVELLENDILHLSDNGVTARFLGLNSEKMQGKTATQLGLSRENINLWLAKYRECEITGEPVKFEYAHTTKTGSMWLLATVCYLGKMSSNKPRFSYIIEDLTERKLAEQQILERERVLRQVIDLVPHYILAKDREGNYLLANQAVADIFHTTVEEILQKNEADVAASPAEAQEFREDDLEVINSGKPKKIAAQNVTAADGKVRVVQAIKIPFKPIGSEQTAVLAVASDITELKQVEQELRESEAAIRALYQVTASGKLSFSDRVKQMLEMGCRRFNLEIGILAEIQDNNYQVRAVQAPQNQISPGAVFDLKQTYCQETLKSEEPVYFESAADSEWRKHPAYQAFRLEAYLGTRIIVGKKIFGTLNFSSPNKHNRCFRSVDKELLKLMAQWIGDELERQATQEALQQQLERAKILKQITQEIRSTLDTQEIFQTTARQIGQTFKVDRCLIHSYIFDGKEAKIPFMAEYLASSVTSVINLQVPVQGNPHAQELLKSDRARSSDNFYTDPLLAPVSSLCRQINLKSMLAVRTSDQGKPNGVIALQQCNEFRQWTAEEISLLEDIAEQVGIALEQARLLEQQKIAYQQLAKNNLELQTARKAADAANQAKSEFLAVMSHEIRTPINAIIGGNQLLLESELSPQDRELAQIVDSSSHALLSIVNDILDFSKIESKKLELETTPVELASCIESAIDLVAPQATKKNLELVYSISGETPFCISGDALRLRQILVNLLSNAIKFTETGEIVLFVSAAPAKQKRNSGNLYEIQFAISDTGIGIPRDRLHKLFKAFSQVDSSTTRTYGGTGLGLAISQRLSKMMGGRMWVESQGGLAGNPPRNWQIRVSTPTPVILSQTPVTTFYFTIVCPSVSCSAHLSNHVQHLAGKRLLIVDDSATNQQILARQTKSWGMLPTTAKSASEALDLLDRHHFDLIILARQIGEMDGFTFARQIHSRPQTSCLPAIVLTPLSETKVVPPARLTSFVTFLHKPIKQSDLYNALSKIFMEQPNQELSTNKLVIDSELGRKQPITILLAEDNPVNQKVALAMLARLGYQADVAMNGLEVLVALKRQDYDLVLMDVQMPEMDGIEATQRIYAEISPAKRPYIIAMTANASDSDRQFCLEAGMNSYLSKPVKLETLSKALDNYYQQKQSPSKLSVTEKSSSTDEIIDEQAWISLTEIVGSESKKIILEIIDSYLEDTPKLLKIINRAITTGEVKDLQYAAHTLKSSSAMLGASKISQLCLELEKMAKQGLTVAPEFSRVIATEYERVKTALAQKRELYNR